The following proteins are co-located in the Cupriavidus pauculus genome:
- a CDS encoding copper chaperone PCu(A)C — MQAKVRAARAAAIVTLGLAGLLASAQAMAQVDVTDAWVRGTVPAQTASGAFMTIHAHDAAKLVGVSSPVASAELHEMKMDNNVMRMRQVPSLDLPKMQDVQLKPGGYHVMLMGLKQQLKAGDTVPITLKFEQNGKLTEQTVKAEVRDVTAPAAQPAGHMQHKH, encoded by the coding sequence ATGCAAGCCAAAGTCCGCGCGGCGCGTGCCGCCGCTATCGTCACCCTTGGCCTGGCCGGCCTGCTGGCCAGCGCCCAGGCCATGGCCCAGGTCGACGTCACCGACGCCTGGGTGCGCGGCACGGTGCCGGCGCAGACCGCGTCCGGCGCGTTCATGACGATCCATGCGCACGATGCGGCCAAGCTGGTCGGCGTGTCGTCGCCGGTGGCATCGGCCGAGCTGCACGAGATGAAGATGGACAACAACGTGATGCGGATGCGGCAAGTGCCGTCGCTGGACCTGCCGAAGATGCAGGACGTGCAGCTCAAGCCGGGCGGCTACCACGTGATGCTGATGGGCCTGAAGCAGCAGCTCAAGGCCGGCGACACGGTGCCCATCACGCTGAAGTTCGAGCAGAACGGCAAGCTGACCGAGCAGACCGTCAAGGCCGAGGTGCGCGACGTGACCGCGCCGGCCGCCCAGCCGGCCGGCCACATGCAGCACAAGCACTGA